In one window of Fictibacillus phosphorivorans DNA:
- a CDS encoding vanadium-dependent haloperoxidase, producing MRNYLRWSEIPYPGQSYPPIPVTPEAGNWPMFFIAREGQTFLDPFRNHITWRIKNPNTIDWASELQIVQQSMQQITPEQIRIAQMWAAGEVNKQIIPIVFQMMETYGLASTKAARFLAFYQAAINDAFVITWHFKYLWDVARPCQYDRNLKTVLMTPSFPGYPSAHAVMAGCTEPILSYYFPQEKNRIHLLMEECAMSRLYAGVHFKVDNDEGLSLGRQLGEIVVNLIRSQNI from the coding sequence ATGAGAAATTATTTGAGGTGGTCTGAAATACCTTATCCCGGTCAAAGCTATCCCCCGATACCTGTAACCCCAGAAGCAGGTAATTGGCCGATGTTTTTTATAGCACGAGAAGGTCAAACATTTTTGGACCCGTTTCGAAATCACATTACTTGGAGGATAAAAAATCCGAATACCATTGATTGGGCAAGTGAGCTGCAAATTGTACAGCAGTCCATGCAGCAGATTACACCTGAGCAGATACGTATTGCACAAATGTGGGCTGCAGGAGAGGTTAATAAACAGATCATCCCCATCGTATTTCAGATGATGGAAACGTATGGTCTTGCTTCAACAAAAGCGGCTCGATTTTTAGCGTTTTATCAAGCTGCTATCAATGATGCTTTCGTCATCACTTGGCATTTTAAATATCTTTGGGATGTTGCACGGCCTTGTCAATATGACAGAAACTTAAAGACGGTATTGATGACCCCGAGTTTTCCTGGGTATCCTTCCGCTCACGCAGTTATGGCCGGCTGTACTGAACCCATCCTAAGCTATTATTTTCCTCAAGAAAAAAATCGCATTCATCTCCTCATGGAAGAGTGTGCGATGTCTAGGTTATATGCAGGTGTTCATTTTAAAGTAGATAATGATGAGGGGCTGTCACTTGGAAGACAGCTCGGCGAAATCGTCGTGAATTTAATACGATCGCAAAATATATAA
- a CDS encoding TIGR03943 family putative permease subunit, producing the protein MIRILILIGFTFLFMHLHATGDISKYINMKYSYISFSAIFILGFLTLVQFYIYGKSEDGEHEHDDSCTPDCGHDHHKKPSRLKNVTVNSILIFPIISGLFFPIASLDSETVKTKGFHFKGLENEGDFGEHQFLKPDTSVYYGKESYNSIMDQELKPFTKGKQVVLNDQNYLKGMESIYYKPGIFLGKQVQFKGFTYNAEDQTSKSNELFLLRFGIIHCIADSGVFGMMVEFPKGTSFSNDKWIEIEGSIETQYYQPFKADIPYVKVKNWKEIEKPKEEYVYRGY; encoded by the coding sequence ATGATTCGAATCTTGATCTTAATCGGATTTACCTTTTTGTTCATGCATCTGCATGCTACAGGTGACATTAGCAAATACATCAATATGAAGTATTCCTATATCTCGTTTTCTGCCATATTTATTCTAGGTTTTCTAACGCTCGTCCAGTTCTATATTTATGGAAAGAGTGAGGATGGTGAACATGAACACGATGATTCATGTACTCCAGATTGTGGACATGATCATCATAAGAAACCTTCTCGATTAAAGAATGTGACTGTAAACAGCATACTCATTTTTCCGATCATTTCCGGGTTATTCTTCCCTATCGCTTCTCTTGATTCTGAAACTGTAAAAACGAAAGGGTTCCACTTTAAAGGCCTTGAGAACGAGGGAGATTTTGGTGAACACCAGTTTTTGAAGCCTGATACAAGTGTTTATTATGGTAAAGAAAGTTACAATTCTATCATGGATCAAGAACTAAAGCCTTTTACAAAGGGAAAGCAAGTAGTGTTAAACGATCAGAATTATCTTAAAGGCATGGAGAGCATCTATTATAAACCTGGTATCTTCCTCGGAAAACAGGTTCAGTTTAAAGGGTTCACGTATAACGCGGAAGATCAAACTTCAAAATCGAACGAACTCTTTCTTCTACGCTTTGGCATCATCCACTGTATTGCCGATTCTGGCGTTTTTGGCATGATGGTTGAATTCCCAAAAGGCACATCTTTTTCTAATGACAAATGGATTGAGATTGAAGGCAGTATCGAGACCCAATATTATCAGCCATTCAAAGCCGATATTCCTTATGTAAAGGTGAAGAACTGGAAAGAGATTGAAAAACCAAAAGAAGAATATGTGTATCGAGGATACTAA
- a CDS encoding permease translates to MLDKSFLQMNTVFISILIEALPFVLIGVLIAGFIQMFVTEEMVARIMPKNKIGAVLFGAVLGAIFPACECGIVPITRKLIEKGVPVFAAIPFMLTGPIINPVVLFSTYVAFGNRWEVMIYRGSLAMIVAVLLGFILAVQFKNVNVLKNELSAVSRSPLNNETAATVSTPKISFYNKLKGTFVHAVEEFFSVGKYLVIGALIAASMQTYVKTSTLLEIGQGEVSSSLVMMGLAFILSLCSEADAFIASSFQSTFTIGSIVAFLVYGPMLDVKNVLMMLAAFKKKLVVSLVVYITILVLLGSLFL, encoded by the coding sequence ATGCTCGACAAATCGTTTTTACAGATGAATACCGTATTTATAAGCATCCTCATTGAAGCACTACCGTTCGTCCTGATTGGGGTGCTCATCGCAGGTTTCATACAGATGTTTGTCACTGAGGAGATGGTAGCACGAATCATGCCTAAGAATAAGATAGGTGCGGTTTTGTTTGGGGCTGTTTTAGGTGCCATTTTCCCAGCGTGTGAGTGCGGAATCGTACCAATCACAAGAAAGCTGATCGAAAAAGGTGTTCCTGTTTTTGCGGCCATACCTTTTATGCTAACAGGACCGATCATCAACCCTGTCGTTTTATTTTCAACATATGTAGCGTTCGGAAACAGATGGGAAGTTATGATTTATAGAGGTTCTCTTGCCATGATCGTAGCTGTCTTATTAGGATTTATTCTTGCCGTTCAATTTAAAAATGTAAATGTACTAAAGAATGAATTAAGTGCTGTTTCCCGCTCACCGTTAAACAATGAGACGGCAGCAACGGTTTCAACGCCAAAGATTTCTTTTTATAACAAACTGAAAGGTACGTTTGTGCACGCGGTAGAAGAATTCTTCTCTGTCGGAAAATACTTGGTGATCGGTGCATTGATTGCAGCAAGTATGCAAACATACGTAAAAACATCAACGCTTCTTGAGATCGGACAAGGTGAAGTATCCTCTTCACTTGTGATGATGGGATTAGCTTTTATACTCTCACTTTGCTCAGAAGCTGATGCTTTTATCGCTTCTTCGTTTCAGAGTACATTCACAATTGGTTCGATCGTTGCGTTTTTAGTCTATGGTCCGATGTTAGATGTGAAGAACGTCCTTATGATGCTAGCTGCATTTAAGAAAAAACTTGTGGTTAGTCTTGTTGTTTATATAACGATCCTTGTTCTACTTGGATCTCTATTTCTTTAG